Proteins encoded within one genomic window of Acidobacteriota bacterium:
- a CDS encoding DUF58 domain-containing protein, translating into MAEDLLIDTRLLEKLERLTIQWQKSLGGLVGGDNTSRFGGAGQEFLDHRQFHHGDELRDVNWRAFMRLEKLFLKVFHLEPRIPVRILFDVSPSMATGAGDGTLSKFDYARKLAAAVCYVGLVRLDSITLQPFSDRLGDGLSVGGGRQRFQPAVRYLSALKPGGKTNFLQCARDFLTKFPQAGLTIVISDFFDEADCDKPLQYLADFGHELILIQVWADDDREPAWEGELDLEDAESGARLQLPFGEDARVSYTAAFDEFSAHLREVALRNGGRYVSLSTSTPVEDAIFGPMVRSGALQ; encoded by the coding sequence ATGGCTGAAGACCTCCTCATCGACACCCGCCTCCTGGAAAAACTGGAGCGTCTCACCATCCAGTGGCAAAAATCGCTGGGCGGCCTGGTAGGCGGCGACAACACCTCGCGCTTTGGCGGCGCGGGTCAGGAGTTCCTGGACCATCGCCAGTTTCATCACGGCGATGAACTCCGCGACGTCAATTGGCGCGCCTTCATGCGGCTGGAAAAACTATTCCTCAAGGTGTTCCATTTGGAGCCGCGCATTCCTGTCCGCATCCTGTTCGACGTCAGCCCGTCCATGGCCACGGGCGCCGGCGACGGCACGCTCTCCAAGTTCGACTACGCCCGGAAACTCGCGGCGGCCGTCTGCTACGTCGGCCTGGTGCGGCTCGATTCCATCACACTCCAGCCGTTCAGTGACAGATTGGGCGATGGCCTCTCCGTGGGGGGAGGCCGCCAGCGGTTCCAGCCCGCCGTGCGCTATCTCTCGGCGCTGAAGCCCGGAGGCAAAACCAATTTCCTGCAATGCGCGCGGGACTTCCTCACCAAGTTCCCGCAAGCCGGCTTGACCATCGTGATTTCCGATTTCTTCGATGAAGCGGATTGCGACAAACCCTTGCAATATCTGGCCGACTTCGGGCACGAATTGATTCTCATCCAGGTATGGGCGGACGACGATCGTGAGCCTGCCTGGGAGGGAGAACTCGATCTGGAGGATGCGGAATCCGGAGCGCGCCTGCAACTGCCTTTCGGCGAGGACGCGCGCGTTTCCTACACCGCGGCGTTCGACGAATTTAGCGCGCACCTCCGCGAAGTCGCACTGCGCAACGGGGGCCGTTATGTGAGTCTATCGACCTCCACTCCAGTTGAAGATGCGATCTTCGGCCCCATGGTCCGCAGCGGGGCACTGCAATAA
- a CDS encoding MoxR family ATPase, translated as MPTETALQLATTQLNRVRDEIGKIIVGQQDVVDGVLICLLAGGHVLLEGVPGLGKTTLLRTLARVLHLKYSRIQFTPDLMPADIVGSMIIDTEDGHKSLRFQPGPIFAHLVLADEINRATPKTQSALLEAMQEHTVTTGNETHQLEAPFLVMATQNPIEMEGTYPLPEAQLDRFLMKILVKYPARHELNTIVSRTIQKEETPVSVVLNHGEILELRSISRDVLVAPHVQDFAIDLVMATQPDADQGHELARKFIRYGASPRGAQALVECGQVLALMKGRVHLSVDDVKQVAGAVLRHRIILNFDAHADGQTPETVLGKIIPSVTARAAAK; from the coding sequence GTGCCCACGGAAACCGCCCTACAACTCGCCACCACGCAACTCAACCGGGTGCGCGACGAAATTGGAAAAATCATTGTCGGCCAGCAGGATGTGGTCGACGGCGTCCTGATCTGCCTGTTGGCCGGCGGACACGTGCTTTTGGAAGGGGTCCCGGGCCTGGGCAAAACCACGCTCCTGCGTACTCTCGCGCGCGTCTTGCACCTGAAATATTCCCGCATCCAGTTCACGCCGGACCTGATGCCCGCCGACATCGTCGGCAGCATGATTATCGATACCGAGGACGGCCACAAGAGCCTGCGCTTCCAGCCCGGCCCCATCTTCGCGCACCTGGTGCTGGCGGATGAGATCAACCGCGCTACCCCGAAAACGCAGTCCGCGTTACTCGAAGCCATGCAGGAACACACCGTCACCACGGGCAACGAAACGCATCAACTGGAAGCACCTTTCCTGGTCATGGCGACGCAGAATCCCATCGAAATGGAAGGCACCTATCCGCTGCCTGAAGCCCAGCTCGACCGCTTTCTGATGAAGATCCTGGTAAAGTACCCGGCGCGGCATGAGCTCAACACCATCGTCAGCCGGACCATTCAGAAAGAAGAAACGCCCGTGAGCGTGGTCTTGAATCACGGCGAAATCCTTGAATTGCGGAGCATCTCGCGCGATGTGCTGGTGGCTCCGCACGTGCAGGATTTCGCTATCGATCTGGTGATGGCTACCCAACCCGATGCCGACCAGGGCCACGAGCTGGCCCGCAAGTTCATCCGCTACGGAGCTTCTCCGCGCGGCGCGCAAGCGCTGGTGGAATGCGGGCAGGTACTCGCGTTGATGAAAGGACGCGTGCACCTTTCGGTTGACGACGTCAAACAGGTGGCCGGCGCCGTGCTGCGCCATCGCATCATCTTGAACTTCGACGCCCATGCCGACGGCCAGACGCCGGAAACCGTGCTCGGCAAAATCATCCCGAGCGTCACAGCCCGCGCCGCCGCGAAGTAG
- the guaA gene encoding glutamine-hydrolyzing GMP synthase, translating into MQPQITVLDAGGQYCHLIARKVRELGVYAEVAASETPAAALAGRKGIIISGGPSSVYDSGSPTIDPALLAAGIPVLGICYGQQLIAHMLGGTVSKGERGEYGFAQLDLTGAESIFLGVSGRQQVWMSHRDLVTVPPAGFDVLARTDTCPVAAMGSAAQKIFGVQFHPEVAHTPSGKTILSNFLFEICGCEKDWDPAGQILAVEEHIRQVAGHRNIFFFVSGGVDSTVAYTLCLKALGPERVHGTYVDTGMMREGETEFVRENFARLGARAFQVVDARQDFLGALAGATEPERKRHIIGEKFVEVQEKILDSEHYLDGQWILGQGTIYPDTIESGGSAKADLIKTHHNRVEGIQKLIEAGRIIEPLTQFYKDEVRAIGRQLGLAPELLERHPFPGPGLAIRCLCTDEITAPQRTGNGWIIPVSSVGVQGDSRTYKPVLALDAPPSSEEDAAAIINSRTDVNRIVGTAVTCRPMSALRIAPAHLTADRMNRLRRVDAIVRNLCVNSGFEKEIWQFPVVLIPLGIPARPDSVVLRPVDSVDGMTARAVRIPAELLGTMTRMLMEVEGIAGVFYDLTNKPPGTIEWE; encoded by the coding sequence TTGCAACCTCAGATCACGGTCCTCGACGCCGGGGGACAATACTGCCACCTCATCGCGCGCAAGGTCCGCGAACTCGGCGTATATGCGGAGGTCGCCGCCAGCGAAACACCGGCGGCTGCGCTGGCCGGACGCAAAGGCATCATCATTTCCGGGGGTCCATCCAGTGTTTACGATTCGGGCAGCCCCACCATTGACCCGGCGCTGCTCGCGGCCGGAATTCCAGTCCTCGGCATCTGCTACGGCCAGCAGTTGATCGCGCACATGCTCGGCGGAACCGTATCGAAAGGCGAACGCGGCGAGTACGGTTTCGCGCAGCTCGATCTGACTGGCGCGGAGAGCATTTTCCTGGGCGTCTCCGGACGCCAACAGGTCTGGATGAGCCATCGCGATCTGGTGACCGTGCCGCCCGCCGGTTTCGACGTGCTGGCGCGCACAGACACGTGCCCCGTCGCGGCCATGGGATCGGCGGCGCAAAAAATCTTTGGCGTGCAGTTTCATCCTGAAGTGGCGCACACGCCGAGCGGCAAGACGATTCTTTCGAACTTCCTGTTTGAGATCTGCGGCTGCGAAAAGGACTGGGACCCCGCCGGACAGATCCTCGCCGTGGAAGAACACATCCGGCAGGTGGCCGGACATCGCAATATTTTCTTCTTCGTCAGCGGAGGCGTGGATTCCACGGTGGCCTACACTTTGTGCCTGAAGGCGCTGGGGCCGGAGCGCGTGCACGGAACCTACGTGGACACGGGCATGATGCGGGAGGGAGAAACGGAATTCGTGCGCGAGAATTTCGCCAGGCTCGGCGCGCGCGCGTTCCAAGTGGTTGACGCGCGGCAGGACTTTCTCGGCGCACTGGCCGGCGCCACCGAACCGGAGCGCAAGCGGCACATCATCGGCGAAAAATTCGTGGAGGTGCAGGAAAAGATTCTCGATAGCGAGCATTACCTGGACGGCCAATGGATCCTGGGCCAAGGCACCATCTATCCCGATACCATCGAATCCGGCGGCAGCGCCAAGGCCGATTTGATCAAGACGCATCACAACCGCGTGGAAGGGATCCAAAAACTGATCGAAGCGGGCCGCATCATCGAACCGCTCACCCAGTTCTATAAGGATGAAGTCCGCGCGATAGGGCGGCAGCTCGGCCTTGCGCCGGAGTTGCTGGAACGCCATCCCTTCCCGGGGCCGGGACTCGCAATCCGTTGCCTGTGCACGGATGAAATCACCGCGCCGCAGAGAACCGGGAATGGGTGGATTATTCCGGTGAGCTCCGTAGGCGTGCAGGGCGATTCTCGTACTTACAAGCCCGTGCTGGCGCTCGACGCGCCGCCGTCCAGTGAAGAAGACGCAGCCGCCATCATTAACAGCCGCACGGACGTGAACCGTATCGTGGGCACTGCCGTCACTTGCCGCCCGATGAGCGCTCTCAGGATAGCGCCCGCGCATCTCACTGCCGATCGCATGAACCGGCTGCGCCGCGTAGACGCCATCGTGCGCAACCTGTGCGTGAACTCCGGCTTCGAAAAAGAAATCTGGCAATTCCCCGTCGTCTTGATCCCCCTAGGCATCCCGGCGCGCCCCGATTCGGTGGTGCTGCGCCCGGTGGATTCGGTGGACGGCATGACCGCCCGCGCAGTTCGAATCCCCGCGGAGCTGCTGGGCACAATGACCAGGATGCTGATGGAAGTGGAAGGCATCGCCGGCGTGTTCTACGACTTGACCAACAAGCCGCCGGGGACTATTGAGTGGGAGTAG